From Halorubrum salinarum, the proteins below share one genomic window:
- a CDS encoding DUF5611 family protein encodes MKEYKMRRGEHLDDRMPDLKGSIEEYFGEVTGTEEWEGHELYVVSDPDNPVFDRIVAGAAEYGSKKDKLAVHFEERPAEDVIAEGNADAAADAVDAKNEFLLEATGRDAKSRRDSLKREVEDDAPDY; translated from the coding sequence ATGAAGGAGTACAAGATGCGACGCGGCGAGCATCTGGACGACCGCATGCCGGACCTGAAGGGCTCGATCGAGGAGTACTTCGGCGAGGTCACGGGCACCGAGGAGTGGGAGGGCCACGAGCTGTACGTCGTCTCGGACCCCGACAACCCCGTCTTCGACCGGATCGTCGCGGGCGCCGCCGAGTACGGGAGCAAGAAGGACAAGCTGGCGGTCCACTTCGAGGAGCGGCCCGCCGAGGACGTCATCGCCGAGGGCAACGCCGACGCCGCCGCCGACGCCGTCGACGCGAAAAACGAGTTCCTCCTGGAGGCGACCGGCCGCGACGCGAAGTCCCGCCGCGACTCGCTGAAGCGCGAAG